Proteins from one Pygocentrus nattereri isolate fPygNat1 chromosome 16, fPygNat1.pri, whole genome shotgun sequence genomic window:
- the LOC108431253 gene encoding olfactory receptor 146-like, translating to MENLTINSPFLQLEGLLLPEQTLYPTFLLFLIFYLLIMVANIGIILLIIMERSLHEPMYILFCNLPFNDAFGNSVVFPRLLGDLLRPKSVRYISYTDCVAQAFGFHMYVAASHTVLMVMAFDRYVAICNPLHYTTIMTTKMVAKLTASAWGIALLCVSILLALTIRLNRCGTIIENPFCDNASLFKLSCENPYINNVHGLIYTTSLLGSLGCIALTYAKITAVCINRKNKTLNKKALKTCSTHLTVYLIMWISGFTMIILHRFSGYAEYRKGAALLFHVGPGILNPVIYALQTTEIRHALLKILRSKRVIP from the coding sequence ATGGAAAACCTAACAATTAATAGTCCTTTTTTACAGTTGGAGGGATTGCTTCTCCCTGAACAAACCTTGTATCCTACATTTCTTTTATTCCTGATTTTCTATCTGCTTATTATGGTAGCGAACATCGGAATCATTCTGCTCATAATAATGGAAAGAAGCCTACATGAACCTATGTACATTCTCTTCTGTAATCTGCCCTTTAATGATGCATTTGGAAACTCTGTCGTTTTCCCTCGGTTGCTTGGAGAccttttaaggccaaaatctgtACGCTACATCAGTTATACTGATTGTGTTGCTCAGGCCTTTGGTTTCCACATGTATGTTGCTGCCTCTCACACTGTACTCATGGTTATGGCCTTTGACAGATATGTTGCCATATGTAATCCACTGCACTATACAACTATCATGACTACCAAAATGGTGGCTAAACTGACTGCATCAGCCTGGGGTATTGCGCTGCTCTGTGTGAGCATACTGTTAGCTCTGACAATAAGGCTGAATCGCTGTGGAACAATAATAGAAAATCCGTTCTGCGATAATGCATCACTGTTCAAACTGTCATGTGAAAATCCTTACATTAATAATGTACATGGCCTGATATACACAACATCTTTACTTGGCTCTTTAGGATGCATTGCACTTACTTATGCCAAAATAACAGCTGTCTGCATTAACcgtaaaaacaaaactttgaaCAAAAAGGCTTTAAAAACCTGCAGCACACATTTGACTGTCTATTTAATAATGTGGATATCTGGATTTACCATGATCATACTCCATCGTTTCTCTGGTTATGCAGAATACAGGAAAGGAGCTGCACTGCTTTTCCATGTCGGCCCCGGTATTCTGAACCCTGTTATATATGCCCTGCAAACAACTGAGATCAGACATGCTCTGCTAAAGATTCTGCGCTCAAAGAGGGTGATCCCTTGA
- the LOC108431252 gene encoding olfactory receptor 52D1-like yields MENLTFISPLLLLEGLVVSEPILYPTFLFFLIFYLLIMGANIGFILLITMERSLHEPMYILFCNLPFNDAFGNSAIVPRLLGDLLRPKSERYISYTDCVTQAFCFHMYVAASHTVLMVMAFDRYIAICNPLHYTTIMTTKMVVKLTASAWGVALLCVSILLALTIRLNRCGTLIENPFCDNASLFKLSCENPYINNVNGLTYTAALFGFSMGCIALTYAKITAVCINRKNKTLNSKALKTCSTHLTVYLIMWISGFTMIILHRFSGYADFRKGAALLFHVGPGILNPVIYALQTTEIRHALLKILHSKMMIP; encoded by the coding sequence ATGGAAAATCTGACTTTTATTAGCCCTTTACTACTATTGGAGGGACTGGTTGTCTCTGAACCAATTTTGTATCccacatttcttttctttctgattttCTATCTGCTTATTATGGGAGCTAATATCGGGTTCATTCTGCTTATAACAATGGAAAGAAGCCTACATGAACCCATGTACATTCTCTTCTGTAATCTTCCCTTTAATGATGCATTTGGAAACTCCGCCATTGTCCCCAGGTTGCTTGGAGAccttttaaggccaaaatctgaACGCTACATCAGTTATACTGATTGTGTTACTCAAGCTTTCTGCTTCCATATGTATGTTGCTGCTTCTCACACTGTACTCATGGTTATGGCCTTTGATAGATATATTGCCATATGTaatccactacactatacaactATCATGACTACCAAAATGGTGGTTAAACTGACTGCATCAGCCTGGGGTGTGGCACTGCTCTGTGTGAGCATACTGTTAGCTCTGACAATAAGGCTGAATCGCTGTGGAACATTAATAGAAAATCCGTTCTGCGATAATGCATCACTGTTCAAACTGTCATGTGAAAATCCTTACATTAACAATGTAAACGGCTTGACATACACAGCCGCTTTATTTGGCTTTTCTATGGGATGCATTGCACTTACTTATGCCAAAATAACAGCTGTCTGCATTAATCGTAAAAACAAAACTCTGAACAGCAAGGCTTTGAAAACCTGCAGCACACATTTGACTGTCTATTTAATCATGTGGATATCTGGGTTTACCATGATCATACTCCATCGTTTCTCTGGTTATGCAGACTTCCGGAAAGGGGCTGCACTGCTTTTCCATGTCGGTCCAGGAATTTTGAACCCCGTCATATATGCCCTGCAAACTACTGAGATTAGACATGCTCTGCTGAAGATTCTACACTCAAAGATGATGATCCCATAA
- the LOC108431234 gene encoding olfactory receptor 5B17-like: MENLTFNSPFIQIEGLVVSEQYIYPTFLFFLIIYVLITVSNIGIILLITMERSLHEPMYILFCNLPFNDVFGNSVVIPRIMVDILRPSSERYISYGECAAQAFCYHVHATAAHTILMAMAFDRYVAICNPLHYTTIMTTKMVAKLTASVWCIAVVFVGILLGLTIRLNRCGTQIANPFCDNASLFKVSCENPYITNVFGLACTTILLVSSVGSIVLTYSKIAAVCFISKNKTLNNKFLKTCSTHLTVYLIMWLSSCIMIMLHRFSGYTDYRKGAALLFHIGPGILNPIIYALQCTEIRHTMLKILHSKKVLSSY, from the exons ATGGAAAACCTGACATTTAATAGCCCCTTTATTCAAATAGAGGGACTGGTTGTCTCTGAGCAATACATTTATCCtacatttcttttcttcttgATTATCTATGTACTCATTACAGTATCTAACATTGGGATTATTCTGCTCATAACAATGGAAAGAAGCCTACATGAACCTATGTACATTCTCTTCTGCAACCTTCCCTTTAATGATGTATTTGGAAACTCTGTTGTAATCCCTCGGATAATGGTGGACATTTTACGGCCAAGTTCTGAACGCTACATCAGTTATGGTGAATGCGCTGCTCAAGCTTTCTGTTACCATGTGCACGCTACTGCTGCTCACACTATCCTCATGGCTATGGCCTTTGACAGATATGTTGCCATATGCAATCCACTGCACTACACAACTATTATGACGACTAAAATGGTAGCTAAACTGACTGCATCAGTCTGGTGTATAGCAGTGGTCTTTGTAGGTATTTTGTTAGGTCTCACAATAAGGCTGAATCGCTGTGGAACACAAATAGCAAATCCATTCTGTGATAATGCATCATTGTTCAAAGTGTCATGTGAGAATCCTTACATTACTAATGTATTTGGCCTGGCATGCACAACCATTTTACTTGTCTCATCTGTGGGAAGTATTGTACTTACTTATTCCAAAATAGCAGCTGTCTGCTTTAttagtaaaaacaaaactctgAACAACAAGTTTCTGAAAACCTGCAGCACACACCTGACTGTCTATTTGATCATGTGGCTGTCTAGCTGTATTATGATCATGCTCCATCGCTTTTCTGGTTATACAGACTACAGGAAAGGGGCAGCGCTGCTTTTCCACATCGGCCCAGGCATTCTGAATCCTATCATATATGCATTGCAGTGTACTGAGATCAGACACACGATGTTAAAGATTCTACACTCAAAGAAG GTACTTAGCTCTTATTAA
- the LOC108431233 gene encoding olfactory receptor 4E1-like, whose translation MDNLTFNSPVFQLEGLTVSEQNLYPTFLFFLVFYLLIMVSNIGIILLITMERSLHEPMYILFCNLPFNDVFGNSVVVPRIMMDIIRPTSERYISYAECVTQAFCYHIYTCASHTILMVALTIRLNRCGTRIANPFCDNASLFKLSCENPYINNVYGLTYTAAVLGTSLGSIVVTYAKIASVCLTSKNKSLNSKALKTCSTHLTVYLIMWLSGFIMVTLHRFSGYAEYRKGAALLVHIGPGILNPLIYALQSTEIRNIMLRILHSKKLMPL comes from the exons ATGGATAATCTGACATTTAATAGCCCTGTCTTTCAGTTGGAGGGACTGACTGTCTCTGAGCAAAACCTGTATCCTacatttcttttcttcctgGTTTTCTATCTGCTCATTATGGTATCTAACATCGGAATCATTCTGCTCATAACAATGGAAAGAAGCCTGCATGAGCCTATGTACATTCTCTTCTGCAACCTTCCCTTTAATGATGTGTTTGGAAATTCTGTTGTTGTTCCTCGGATAATGATGGACATTATAAGGCCAACATCTGAACGCTACATAAGTTATGCTGAATGTGTTACTCAAGCTTTCTGTTACCACATATATACTTGTGCCTCTCACACTATTCTCATGG TAGCTCTGACAATAAGGCTGAATCGCTGTGGAACACGAATAGCAAATCCGTTCTGTGATAATGCATCACTGTTTAAACTGTCATGTGAAAATCCTTACATTAATAATGTATATGGTCTGACATACACAGCAGCTGTACTTGGCACTTCCTTGGGAAGTATTGTAGTCACTTATGCCAAAATAGCATCTGTGTGCCTTACTAGTAAAAACAAATCTCTGAACAGCAAAGCTTTGAAAACCTGCAGCACACACTTGACTGTCTATTTAATCATGTGGCTGTCTGGGTTTATCATGGTCACACTTCATCGTTTTTCTGGGTATGCAGAATACAGGAAAGGAGCTGCACTGCTTGTGCACATTGGCCCTGGTATTCTGAACCCTCTCATATATGCGCTGCAGTCTACAGAGATACGAAATATTATGTTAAGGATTCTACACTCAAAGAAGTTGATGCCTTTATGA
- the LOC108431232 gene encoding olfactory receptor 52D1-like, with protein sequence MENLTFNSPVLKMEGLLVSEQTLYPTFLFFLIVYLLIMVSNTGIILLISMERSLHEPMYILFCNLPFNDVFGNSIVVPRLMVDIFRPTSERYISYTDCVIQAFCYHMHLAASHTVLMVMAFDRYVAICNPLRYTTIMTTKMVVKLTSSAWGVALLCVSILLALTIRLNRCRTLIENPFCDNASLFKLSCENPYINNVYGLVYTIVLKGSSMGCIVITYAKITAVCINTKSKTLNSKALKTCSTHLTVYLIMWISGFIMIILHRFSGYADYRKGAALLNHIIPGILNPVIYALQTKEIRQVILKILHSNSVTAS encoded by the coding sequence ATGGAAAACCTAACATTTAATAGTCCTGTTCTGAAGATGGAAGGACTGCTTGTCTCTGAACAAACTCTGTATCCtacatttctgttctttttaattGTGTACTTGCTTATTATGGTATCTAACACTGGAATCATTTTGCTTATATCTATGGAAAGAAGCCTACATGAACCTATGTATATCCTCTTCTGCAACCTTCCTTTTAACGATGTGTTTGGAAACTCCATTGTTGTCCCGCGATTAATGGTGGACATTTTTAGGCCAACATCCGAGCGCTACATCAGTTATACTGATTGTGTTATTCAAGCTTTCTGCTACCACATGCATCTTGCTGCTTCTCACACTGTACTCATGGTTATGGCCTTTGACAGATATGTTGCCATATGTAATCCATTGCGCTACACAACTATCATGACTACCAAAATGGTGGTTAAACTGACTTCATCAGCATGGGGTGTGGCACTGCTCTGTGTGAGCATACTGTTAGCTCTGACAATAAGGCTGAATCGCTGTAGAACATTAATAGAAAATCCGTTCTGTGATAATGCATCACTGTTCAAACTGTCATGTGAAAATCCTTACATTAATAATGTATATGGCCTGGTTTATACTATAGTTTTAAAAGGATCTTCCATGGGATGCATTGTTATCACATATGCCAAAATAACAGCTGTCTGCATCAATACTAAAAGCAAAACTCTGAACAGCAAGGCTTTGAAAACCTGCAGCACACACTTGACTGTCTATTTGATCATGTGGATATCTGGGTTTATCATGATCATACTCCATCGTTTTTCTGGTTATGCAGACTACAGGAAAGGAGCTGCTCTGCTTAATCATATTATCCCAGGTATTCTGAACCCTGTCATATACGCTCTACAGACTAAAGAGATTAGACAGGTTATCCTGAAGATTCTGCATTCAAATAGTGTAACGGCATCATAA
- the LOC108431231 gene encoding olfactory receptor 52D1-like yields MENLTFNSPVLKMEGLLVSEQTLYPTFLFFLIVYLLIMVSNTGIILLISMERSLHEPMYILFCNLPFNDVFGNSIVVPRLMVDIFRPTSERYISYTDCVIQAFCYHMHIAASHTVLMVMAFDRYVAICNPLRYTTIMTTKMVVKLTASAWGVALGCVSILLALTLRLNRCGTIIANLFCDNASLFKLSCENPYINNVFGLMYTAALLGSSMGCIVITYAKITAVCLTSKNKSLNRKAVKTCSTHLTVYLIMWISGLIMIILHRFPGYAEYRKGAALLFHIVPGILNPVIYALQTNEIRQVMLKILHLKKLMLL; encoded by the coding sequence ATGGAAAACCTAACGTTTAATAGTCCTGTTTTGAAGATGGAAGGACTGCTTGTCTCTGAACAAACTCTGTATCCtacatttctgttctttttaattGTGTACTTGCTTATTATGGTATCTAACACTGGAATCATTTTGCTTATATCTATGGAAAGAAGCCTACATGAGCCTATGTATATCCTCTTCTGCAACCTTCCTTTTAACGATGTGTTTGGAAACTCCATTGTTGTCCCGCGATTAATGGTGGACATTTTTAGACCAACATCCGAGCGCTACATCAGTTATACTGATTGTGTTATTCAAGCTTTCTGCTACCACATGCATATTGCTGCTTCTCACACTGTACTCATGGTTATGGCCTTTGACAGATATGTTGCCATATGTAATCCATTGCGCTACACAACTATTATGACTACCAAAATGGTGGTTAAACTGACTGCATCAGCCTGGGGTGTGGCGCTGGGCTGTGTGAGCATACTGTTAGCTCTGACATTAAGGCTGAATCGCTGTGGAACAATAATAGCAAATCTGTTCTGTGATAATGCATCACTGTTCAAACTGTCATGTGAAAATCCTTACATCAATAATGTATTTGGCCTGATGTACACAGCAGCTTTACTTGGATCTTCCATGGGATGCATTGTAATCACATATGCCAAAATAACAGCTGTCTGCCTCACTAGTAAAAACAAATCTCTGAACAGAAAGGCTGTAAAAACCTGCAGCACACACTTGACTGTTTATTTGATCATGTGGATATCTGGGCTAATCATGATCATACTCCATCGTTTTCCTGGTTATGCAGAATACAGGAAAGGAGCTGCTCTGCTTTTCCACATCGTTCCAGGCATTCTGAACCCTGTCATATATGCCCTACAGACTAATGAAATTAGACAGGTTATGCTAAAGATTCTGCACTTGAAAAAGTTAATGTTATTATGA